The following proteins come from a genomic window of Gossypium raimondii isolate GPD5lz chromosome 5, ASM2569854v1, whole genome shotgun sequence:
- the LOC105766345 gene encoding protein LIGHT-DEPENDENT SHORT HYPOCOTYLS 7 yields the protein MMSINKGKEIAGGSSRPTPAGAGADQQSPPALSRYVSQKRRDWNTFGQYLKNQRPPVALSLCNANHVLDFLRYLDQFGKTKVHLQGCMFFGQPEPPGPCTCPLKQAWGSLDALIGRLRAAYEENGGLPETNPFASGSIRVYLREVRDSQAKARGIPYKKKKKKKSPLKSNEDTSSFTVQQS from the coding sequence ATGATGTCAATCAACAAAGGCAAAGAAATAGCTGGAGGGTCTTCAAGACCAACCCCCGCCGGCGCTGGTGCTGATCAGCAAAGTCCGCCGGCTTTAAGCAGGTACGTGTCACAGAAGAGAAGGGATTGGAACACTTTCGGTCAGTACTTAAAGAACCAACGGCCACCGGTGGCACTTTCCCTGTGTAACGCGAATCATGTCCTTGATTTCCTTCGTTACCTAGATCAGTTTGGGAAGACTAAGGTGCACTTACAAGGTTGCATGTTCTTCGGCCAACCTGAACCGCCGGGACCATGTACGTGTCCTCTTAAACAAGCTTGGGGTAGCCTCGATGCTCTCATCGGTCGACTCCGAGCTGCTTACGAAGAGAACGGTGGGTTGCCGGAGACCAACCCTTTTGCAAGCGGTTCCATCCGGGTTTACCTTCGTGAAGTAAGGGATTCACAAGCTAAAGCTCGAGGGATTccttataaaaagaaaaaaaagaagaaaagtccATTGAAGTCCAATGAAGATACCTCAAGCTTCACTGTGCAGCAATCTTGA